The Gammaproteobacteria bacterium DNA window TCGTATGAATGCTGATTAGCAATGGGGCCAGTGCAAATTATATGCTGCCAGCATTCTCGACCCTCATAACATGTCGGATAATAAAATAAACCATTATTTAGTGTCACTAAAGGCATCACAGCGCGTCTACTTGCGGAAGTGTAACCACCAAATGTAGCTAAAACATTTTCTTTTAACATTAAATCTAGAATGCCTTGCCGATATGATTTCATATCTGATTTAGCATCAATCACAATTGGTTCTATCTGAAAACCTGCAATACCACCGTTTTTATTGATGTTGTCTATGCAGAATAGTCCCACATCTCGTGACGGTTCTTCGATAACGCTTAGGTGACCAGTTAACGACCATAGCATTCCAACTTTAATTGTATTATTTTTAGTGATCCAGGGTGAGCGGGTATTGGCAAAAGAGTGAGTTATCATTGGTCCGCAATTCAGCATTGCTGAAGCAGCGCAAGATGCAGCTAGAAATTTTCTGCGATTAATAGCCATTATTTATTTGCCTGAATTTCTAAATATTTAATAATTAAAGGTTTACTAATATCAATTAAATTACATTTAATTGATATTATTTCATGCAAAAGATTAATGCTGACATTATAATATAAGTCATCGATCATAATGCTATTGTAATATATGAAATTTCCTGGGTAATCATGTATTTTTCTTTTATTTTGAATTTTTGATAATTATTGAATCGATGTTGGTGAATTTCAGGTGATGATTAACGAGAGAGAGTTATGAATCGAGCAGAGCGCCGTCGCATAGAAAAACAAAGAAGAAAGGATAAGACGGGAAACATTTCAAGTTTCGAAGAATTATTAACATCAGCAGTTGCTGAATTACAAAATGGTAATTTTGCTCATGCTGATAAATTGTTTGCCAAACTCATATCTAAAAATCCACAAGAACCAACTTCTTTGCACTTTGCAGGTGTTACAAAATATCATCAGAGATTATATGGTGAAGCAGTGGATCTACTTGGTGCAGCAATTAAGATTGCGCCTAATTATGCGCAAGCCTATAACAGTTTAGGAATAGTATATTTTGATCAGCGAGAGTTCAATCAAGCACAGCAATCTTTTCAAACAGCAATATCAATTAAACCTGATTATTCAAATGCTCATACTAATTTGGGTAATACTTTAGTTGAATTAGATGAAATATCGGAAGCTGTGAGTTGTTATGAGGCAGCTCTAACTTATGATCAGCATAATCTTGAAGCTGGCTATAAATTATCAGCTGCGCATTTAACAATGGATAATCCTGAAGATGCTCTTGCTTCTGCAGATAACTGCTTGTTAAATCATCGCTATTGTCAAAATGCTTATGCTTATAAAGCAATTGCCTTATCTAGGCTAGATCGAAAATCTGAATGGCTTGAACTATATAATTATGAAGAAATGATTCATAAAGTGAATATATCTATTCCCACTGAGTTCTCTTCATTGGAAAGTTTCAATAGTAAGTTAGAACATGATATTCGCGATCATCCAACATTAACTTGGGAACCTTTAGATAGAGTTACTAATGGTGGGGCAGTAACAAAAGATATAGCAATTAACCCAACAGTAGCAATTAAGGCTTTTGAGAGTGCTTTGCGTCGATCTATTGATTTGCTCATTGAACAACTTCATCATCAATCTGGACATCCGTTTTATAGCCGTATTCCTAAGAAGCGCTATAACTTGACATTGATCGCATCAATTTTACGTGCTCGTGGCTGGCATCCACCACATATTCATGAATCTTCATGGCTCAGTGGTGTTTACTATGTGAAAGTTCCATCAATTGTAAATGCTGACAATAAACAGCATGAAGGTTGGTTGCAGTTTGGTCTTCCAAATATTGAGTTAAGTGAAAACTGGATACCAGACACAACTGAAATAAAGCCTGAAGAAGGGAGTATAGTTAGTTTTCCCTCTTATTTCTTTCATGGGACTATTCCATATCATAATGATGACGAGCGAATAGGTATTGCTTTTGATGTGTATCCCGCTTGAGTGCTAATCTGTATTAACTCATTAAGTCAATTAAACATGATAAGCCAATAAGCTGCCCTGAATAATCTTGCATTGCATCCATTAAGCTGTCCCAACAATATTCCGAAGATACGTTTTCAACCAATACATAAAATCCTGGGGTTTCTCCTGCATCACAACGAATTATAATTGCATTAATTCTGGCTAGGGATGTTTGTGCAATCATTAAGTTGTTGAATTTATTTATGCGTAGATCTACTGCGCATAATGTTGAGAACATTTCTGGTGCATTAACCCCACACACATAAAAACATGAATGGCTGTCTTGTCTTGGCATGATATAGCCACAACTATGATTATTTAGTGTGTAATCATGATTCCATTGTTGTTCTAATATTGGTTTAATGTTCGTTTTGTTTTCAAGATGATCCAGAATTAAGATATCTTGAGCGCCAATTCTTGCTGCTAAGCAACCATTGCTTGAGATCTCTGCTGTGTTTATATTTTGTGGAATAGTTATTTGTTGTGATGATAGCCACTCAGTTGAGCCGTCACCTTTGAATCCTATTCTTTGT harbors:
- a CDS encoding putative 2OG-Fe(II) oxygenase, which codes for MNRAERRRIEKQRRKDKTGNISSFEELLTSAVAELQNGNFAHADKLFAKLISKNPQEPTSLHFAGVTKYHQRLYGEAVDLLGAAIKIAPNYAQAYNSLGIVYFDQREFNQAQQSFQTAISIKPDYSNAHTNLGNTLVELDEISEAVSCYEAALTYDQHNLEAGYKLSAAHLTMDNPEDALASADNCLLNHRYCQNAYAYKAIALSRLDRKSEWLELYNYEEMIHKVNISIPTEFSSLESFNSKLEHDIRDHPTLTWEPLDRVTNGGAVTKDIAINPTVAIKAFESALRRSIDLLIEQLHHQSGHPFYSRIPKKRYNLTLIASILRARGWHPPHIHESSWLSGVYYVKVPSIVNADNKQHEGWLQFGLPNIELSENWIPDTTEIKPEEGSIVSFPSYFFHGTIPYHNDDERIGIAFDVYPA